Proteins encoded in a region of the Rothia mucilaginosa genome:
- a CDS encoding amino acid permease — MNTTPDSSPVQQGVAEATSESPQLARGLSLRHIMFIALGSAIGTGLFYGSASAIQLAGPSVLLAYVIGGAAVFMVMRAMGELALAHPVSGAFSEYATRYLGRWAGFVTGWTYALEMALVAIADVTAFAVYMKFWFPNSPSWIWIVSVLLILLAINLAKVKAFGETEFWFTLVKVSAIIAMIVGGVILLFVGVQAHDSVAPSVTNLWALEGGFFANGFTGFLACFTVVMFAFGGIENIGIAAGEAKDPRTSIPKAIRTVPFRILIFYILTLSVIMSLYPWYSVTKANSPFVQIFEGLGIPAAASILNVVIITAAISALNADVYGAGRMMYGLAKQNLAPASFAKVTKNGAPWMTTLIMVLVMAVGVIVNVLFENAFEVVASLATFATVFVWVMILLAHIAFKRSGADTEAQPVRQPLWLSYLALVFMIFIVVLFGCFADTQLALVMGAIWCLFLLGYYRLVVVRARAEA; from the coding sequence ATGAATACCACTCCGGACTCATCCCCGGTACAGCAGGGCGTAGCTGAGGCTACCTCCGAGAGCCCGCAGCTAGCGCGTGGACTCTCCCTGCGTCACATCATGTTCATCGCCCTCGGCTCCGCCATTGGTACGGGCCTGTTCTACGGCTCTGCATCCGCCATTCAGCTGGCGGGCCCCTCCGTGCTGCTTGCCTACGTTATTGGCGGCGCGGCAGTGTTCATGGTGATGCGCGCAATGGGCGAACTCGCCCTGGCGCACCCGGTCTCCGGAGCGTTCTCCGAATACGCGACCCGCTACCTTGGACGCTGGGCTGGTTTTGTGACCGGCTGGACCTACGCCCTGGAAATGGCACTGGTCGCCATCGCGGACGTCACCGCCTTTGCCGTGTACATGAAGTTCTGGTTCCCGAACAGCCCCTCCTGGATTTGGATTGTTTCGGTCCTGCTGATTCTGCTCGCTATTAACCTGGCGAAGGTCAAGGCGTTTGGTGAGACCGAATTCTGGTTCACGCTCGTGAAGGTCAGCGCCATTATCGCCATGATCGTTGGCGGCGTGATTCTGCTCTTCGTGGGCGTGCAGGCACACGACTCCGTAGCGCCCTCGGTTACGAACCTCTGGGCTCTTGAAGGCGGCTTCTTCGCGAACGGATTTACCGGCTTCCTCGCCTGCTTTACCGTGGTGATGTTTGCCTTCGGCGGTATCGAGAACATCGGTATTGCCGCCGGTGAGGCGAAGGACCCGCGCACCTCAATTCCCAAGGCGATTCGCACGGTGCCGTTCCGCATCCTCATCTTCTACATTCTGACCCTGTCGGTCATCATGTCCCTGTACCCCTGGTACTCGGTGACGAAGGCGAACTCGCCGTTCGTGCAGATTTTTGAAGGTCTGGGCATTCCGGCTGCCGCTTCGATTCTGAACGTGGTCATCATTACCGCCGCAATCTCTGCGCTGAATGCGGACGTGTACGGTGCCGGCCGCATGATGTACGGCCTGGCGAAGCAGAACCTCGCTCCCGCATCCTTTGCGAAGGTCACGAAGAACGGTGCGCCCTGGATGACCACCCTCATCATGGTGCTGGTCATGGCGGTCGGCGTGATCGTGAACGTGCTCTTCGAGAACGCGTTCGAGGTGGTCGCCTCCCTGGCAACCTTCGCGACCGTATTCGTGTGGGTCATGATTCTGCTGGCGCACATCGCGTTCAAACGCAGCGGTGCCGATACCGAGGCGCAGCCGGTGCGCCAGCCCCTGTGGCTGAGCTACCTGGCGTTGGTGTTCATGATCTTTATCGTGGTGCTCTTCGGTTGCTTCGCCGATACCCAGCTGGCGCTGGTGATGGGCGCAATCTGGTGCCTGTTCCTGCTGGGCTACTACCGCCTCGTGGTGGTCCGCGCTCGCGCTGAAGCGTAA
- the mtnN gene encoding 5'-methylthioadenosine/S-adenosylhomocysteine nucleosidase — MSAQIPDAFASAFNPVDFDPNAFDPAEAFNSMFELMDGMSNAIIIQVAMDEELAPFLKVTEELQPSFTEGAAVFHPRYLQVGEDQVPLLLVRSKIGLVNAASAVTEAISYSSNCLGVISAGTAGGLARGINVGDVLIGENYTYTDADATAFGYARGQVPGMPESYDGQADEWQDALEHALAALEPVREQAESVWEVRRGQMLAGNSFVTAHNVKDTREAFEGAISTDMETTAIAQVCHNYEIPFIGVRCVSDLCGPEADQDFHLSVDVVAPRSARYALQLAAELWTEAQLEALELAL; from the coding sequence ATGAGCGCACAGATCCCTGACGCTTTCGCATCCGCCTTCAACCCGGTGGACTTTGACCCGAACGCTTTCGACCCGGCTGAGGCGTTCAACAGCATGTTTGAGCTGATGGACGGCATGTCCAACGCCATCATTATTCAGGTGGCAATGGATGAGGAACTCGCACCTTTCCTGAAGGTGACCGAGGAGCTGCAGCCGTCCTTCACCGAGGGGGCGGCGGTATTCCATCCGCGTTACCTGCAGGTGGGTGAGGACCAGGTTCCGCTGCTGCTGGTTCGCTCCAAGATCGGTCTGGTGAACGCGGCGAGCGCCGTCACCGAGGCGATCAGCTACTCCTCGAACTGCCTGGGCGTCATTAGCGCAGGTACCGCCGGCGGTTTGGCTCGCGGCATTAACGTGGGCGACGTGCTGATTGGCGAGAACTACACCTACACTGACGCCGACGCGACCGCCTTCGGTTACGCGCGCGGCCAGGTTCCGGGCATGCCCGAAAGCTACGACGGCCAGGCGGACGAGTGGCAGGATGCTCTGGAGCATGCGCTCGCCGCACTTGAGCCGGTGCGTGAGCAGGCTGAGAGCGTGTGGGAGGTGCGCCGCGGCCAGATGCTGGCGGGTAACTCCTTCGTAACCGCCCACAACGTGAAGGACACCCGCGAGGCGTTCGAGGGCGCCATCAGCACCGATATGGAGACCACCGCTATTGCGCAGGTCTGCCACAACTACGAGATTCCGTTTATCGGAGTGCGTTGCGTGTCTGATCTGTGCGGCCCGGAGGCTGACCAGGACTTCCACCTCTCCGTGGACGTGGTGGCTCCTCGTTCGGCTCGTTACGCGCTGCAGCTGGCCGCTGAGCTGTGGACCGAGGCGCAGCTGGAGGCGCTGGAGCTGGCTCTCTAA
- a CDS encoding S-ribosylhomocysteine lyase, with product MEKMNVESFNLDHRAVAAPYVRIADRKVLPGGDTLIKYDIRFTQPNTAHLEMPTVHSIEHLSAEHMRNHTDRLIDFSPMGCQTGFYALTLGLEPEEFFPILEATLNDILNATEVPAANEVQCGWGANHTLEGAQAAAREFLAARDEWAQVMA from the coding sequence ATGGAAAAAATGAACGTCGAATCCTTCAACCTCGACCACCGCGCCGTGGCGGCACCCTACGTGCGTATCGCGGACCGCAAGGTTCTGCCCGGTGGCGACACCCTCATCAAGTACGATATCCGCTTCACTCAGCCGAACACCGCGCACCTGGAAATGCCGACTGTGCACTCCATCGAGCACCTGAGCGCCGAGCACATGCGCAACCACACCGACCGTCTGATTGACTTCTCCCCGATGGGCTGCCAGACCGGTTTCTACGCGCTGACCCTGGGCCTGGAGCCCGAGGAGTTCTTCCCCATCCTGGAAGCAACCCTCAACGATATCCTCAACGCGACCGAGGTTCCGGCAGCGAACGAGGTGCAGTGCGGTTGGGGTGCCAACCACACCCTCGAAGGCGCGCAGGCTGCGGCTCGCGAGTTCCTCGCGGCACGCGATGAGTGGGCTCAGGTGATGGCGTAA
- a CDS encoding bifunctional riboflavin kinase/FAD synthetase, producing MTLYTALSEVPAGYGPSVVTIGNFDGVHRGHARVISRVVSLAEEHGLSSIAVSFDPHPMQVHRPEATHHDIMGQGSRRYFMCLLGLNDYLLLNYNLQFASQTPEEFVKSTFVDALNARFVVIGDDVRFGKNNSGDLNTMRELGEKYGFEVVVVEDLMVDENTRCSSTRIRQLLLDGDMPAATELLGRHHMMAGEVVHGLARGRELGFPTANLELEARGLIPADGVYAGWLVDESGNRHPSAISVGTNPTFDGIEHRQVEAHVIDRPEERVEDFNLYGQHVLIEFVKRLRPMVAYTGVEALIEQINDDVVQTREVLAEDAKSYCPPECPVQAEVKHPHF from the coding sequence GTGACCCTCTACACCGCTTTGAGCGAGGTCCCCGCCGGCTACGGCCCCTCGGTCGTGACCATCGGCAATTTTGACGGCGTGCACCGTGGACATGCCCGCGTGATTTCGCGCGTGGTCTCCCTTGCTGAAGAGCACGGTTTGAGCTCTATCGCGGTCTCTTTTGACCCGCACCCGATGCAGGTGCACCGTCCCGAGGCGACCCACCACGACATTATGGGTCAGGGCTCGCGCCGCTACTTCATGTGCCTGCTGGGTCTGAACGACTACCTGCTGCTGAACTACAACCTGCAGTTCGCTTCGCAGACCCCCGAAGAGTTCGTGAAGTCCACCTTCGTGGATGCGCTGAACGCGCGTTTCGTGGTCATCGGTGACGACGTGCGCTTTGGAAAGAACAACTCCGGCGACCTGAACACCATGCGTGAGCTGGGGGAGAAGTACGGGTTTGAGGTGGTTGTCGTTGAGGACCTGATGGTGGATGAGAACACCCGCTGCTCCTCGACCCGCATCCGCCAGCTGCTGCTGGACGGCGATATGCCCGCCGCAACCGAGCTGCTGGGCCGCCACCACATGATGGCTGGTGAGGTTGTACACGGTCTGGCGCGCGGCCGCGAGTTGGGCTTCCCGACCGCGAACCTTGAGCTTGAGGCGCGCGGCCTGATTCCCGCCGACGGTGTGTACGCCGGCTGGCTCGTGGACGAGTCCGGTAACCGTCACCCCTCCGCTATTTCGGTGGGTACGAACCCGACCTTTGACGGTATTGAGCACCGCCAGGTTGAGGCGCACGTGATTGACCGCCCGGAAGAGCGCGTGGAGGATTTCAACCTGTACGGTCAGCATGTGCTGATTGAGTTCGTGAAGCGTCTGCGCCCCATGGTGGCGTACACCGGTGTTGAGGCGCTGATTGAGCAGATTAACGATGACGTGGTGCAGACCCGCGAGGTGCTGGCTGAGGACGCTAAAAGTTACTGCCCGCCGGAGTGCCCGGTGCAGGCGGAAGTGAAGCATCCCCACTTCTAA